The following proteins are encoded in a genomic region of Microcoleus sp. FACHB-68:
- a CDS encoding tyrosinase family protein, translated as MSRFVNAIQTLKTRTVRAANGVVVSEYDQFVATHLGAMDLAGRPGPDGRPLFNAAHGRAGFLPWHRTFIYEFERALQTVDPTVTIPYWDWTDANATQNVILSQNFMGGNGFNANGNPGGPVRTGPFTTANGWVQRSDLSGDVWLGTSTGTQALTRNLGNFAPRTAANPRGLITAAQEDAALTTPSYQTLNSRLELNIHNPMHNWVGGSMNTMASNNDPMFYMLHANVDRLWARWQTAVAGTGRLNGAEAYPNSFQGYGHSRLDPMWPWDRGQSKVAADLAALIPGLPGIAPTNTNFSSFLMASAPEDLFSDTTGNVYNPWGHHAYHGDEPCPDEVNMPCDMPCHQSENVPEPASILGLLAFGALGAGRLRKGKQPQKA; from the coding sequence ATGTCAAGATTCGTAAATGCTATCCAGACGTTAAAAACAAGAACAGTGAGGGCTGCTAACGGCGTTGTTGTCAGTGAGTATGACCAATTTGTAGCCACCCATTTGGGAGCGATGGATTTAGCCGGTCGTCCTGGGCCAGATGGGCGTCCTTTATTTAATGCAGCGCATGGCAGGGCCGGCTTTTTGCCGTGGCACCGGACGTTTATATATGAATTTGAAAGGGCATTGCAAACAGTAGATCCGACTGTAACCATTCCTTATTGGGATTGGACGGATGCTAATGCCACTCAAAATGTGATTCTTTCCCAAAATTTTATGGGAGGTAATGGGTTTAACGCCAATGGAAACCCTGGGGGGCCGGTTCGGACCGGGCCATTCACAACTGCCAACGGATGGGTTCAGAGAAGTGACTTGAGTGGCGATGTTTGGCTGGGAACCTCCACCGGCACACAGGCACTGACACGCAATTTGGGGAATTTTGCCCCAAGAACTGCAGCGAATCCACGGGGGTTGATCACTGCCGCCCAGGAAGATGCAGCGCTCACTACACCTAGCTACCAGACTTTAAACTCTCGGCTAGAGTTAAACATCCACAACCCCATGCACAACTGGGTGGGAGGCTCTATGAACACGATGGCCTCTAACAACGATCCCATGTTTTATATGCTTCATGCCAACGTTGATCGCCTTTGGGCTAGATGGCAGACTGCTGTTGCGGGTACTGGTCGTTTGAATGGTGCAGAGGCTTATCCTAATAGTTTCCAGGGCTATGGACACAGCCGGCTCGACCCGATGTGGCCTTGGGATCGAGGTCAATCGAAGGTTGCTGCGGACTTAGCCGCCCTAATCCCCGGATTACCGGGTATTGCTCCCACTAATACTAATTTCTCATCGTTCCTGATGGCCAGCGCCCCGGAAGACTTATTCTCAGATACGACCGGCAATGTGTACAATCCTTGGGGCCATCATGCCTATCATGGGGATGAGCCGTGTCCTGACGAAGTAAATATGCCCTGTGATATGCCCTGCCATCAATCAGAAAACGTTCCAGAACCGGCTTCTATATTAGGTCTATTGGCATTTGGGGCATTGGGTGCCGGTCGCTTGCGTAAGGGTAAACAACCACAAAAAGCTTAA
- the ald gene encoding alanine dehydrogenase, which yields MEIGVPKETKDQEFRVGLSPSSVRVLCEKGHSVFVETGAGAGAGLGDEDYIQAGAKIVGSAKDAWDRELVVKVKEPLSPEYPFLQKEQLLFTYLHLAADRTLTEHLIDSGVSAIAYETVELPDKRLPLLTPMSIIAGRLAVQFGSRFLERQQGGRGVLLGGVPGVMPGKVVILGAGIVGTEAARMAVGMGAQVQILDINVERLAYLETLFGSRVQLLYSQPLQVESLVPDADLLIGAVLVLGRRAPVLVSRNLVGKMRPGSVIIDVAVDQGGCVETLRPTSHTHPTYVEEGVVHYGVPNMPGAVPWTATQALNNSTLPYVLKLANQGITALDTEPVLASGLNVRNHQLVHPAVREVFPDLAAMS from the coding sequence ATGGAAATTGGCGTTCCTAAGGAAACGAAGGATCAGGAGTTTCGTGTCGGCTTGAGTCCGAGCAGCGTTCGGGTATTGTGTGAAAAGGGTCATTCGGTGTTTGTGGAAACCGGCGCGGGTGCCGGTGCCGGCTTGGGGGATGAAGATTATATTCAGGCCGGCGCTAAAATTGTTGGCAGCGCCAAAGACGCTTGGGATCGGGAACTGGTTGTTAAAGTCAAGGAACCGCTGTCGCCAGAGTACCCGTTTCTCCAGAAAGAGCAGTTGCTCTTTACCTATTTGCACCTAGCCGCTGATCGGACTTTGACAGAACATCTGATTGATTCTGGCGTCAGCGCGATCGCTTATGAAACCGTCGAACTGCCAGATAAACGACTGCCTCTACTCACGCCGATGAGCATCATCGCCGGCAGGTTGGCAGTGCAGTTTGGATCAAGATTTTTAGAGCGCCAGCAGGGAGGGCGAGGCGTTCTCTTAGGCGGCGTTCCTGGGGTAATGCCGGGTAAAGTGGTGATTTTAGGTGCTGGTATTGTTGGCACAGAAGCGGCACGAATGGCGGTGGGGATGGGCGCTCAAGTTCAAATTTTGGATATCAACGTTGAGCGGTTAGCCTATCTCGAAACCCTCTTTGGTTCTAGAGTTCAGCTACTTTACAGCCAGCCTTTGCAAGTTGAGTCCCTCGTTCCAGATGCCGACTTGCTGATCGGTGCTGTTTTAGTATTAGGAAGACGCGCGCCGGTGCTTGTGTCTCGAAATCTTGTCGGAAAAATGCGTCCGGGTTCTGTGATTATTGATGTTGCAGTAGATCAGGGTGGCTGTGTGGAAACATTGCGCCCAACTTCTCATACCCATCCCACTTATGTAGAAGAGGGCGTTGTCCACTATGGCGTGCCTAATATGCCTGGGGCGGTTCCCTGGACTGCAACCCAAGCCCTTAATAACAGCACTTTACCTTATGTGCTTAAGTTGGCAAATCAGGGGATCACAGCTTTAGACACTGAGCCGGTTTTGGCAAGTGGGCTAAATGTGCGAAACCACCAGCTCGTGCATCCGGCAGTGCGGGAAGTTTTTCCCGATTTAGCTGCGATGTCCTGA
- a CDS encoding TOBE domain-containing protein, giving the protein MLLSYRQSLAIFEVPAVTIKISGRNQLTGRVTDIQLGDILAEVTIQVGDNLIDAVITRRSAENLKIAIGDEVTALIKATEVMVIKEVD; this is encoded by the coding sequence TTGCTGCTATCCTATCGACAGAGTTTGGCGATATTTGAGGTGCCGGCGGTGACGATTAAAATTAGCGGGCGCAATCAGCTCACAGGTAGAGTGACGGATATTCAACTCGGAGATATCCTGGCAGAAGTCACAATTCAAGTTGGAGATAACTTGATCGATGCTGTAATCACGCGCCGGTCTGCTGAAAATCTTAAAATTGCGATAGGGGATGAAGTGACAGCCCTGATTAAAGCAACAGAAGTCATGGTCATCAAAGAGGTTGATTAG
- a CDS encoding heavy metal-responsive transcriptional regulator gives MGTRAIAKLLKIGEVAAGTGLPVKTIRYYDEIGLLAPTVERSDSGYRLFTEAIMNRLAFIKRAQSLGLSLSEIQELLSVHDRGELPCGEVKHRLQTKLEEIAEQIAALEMLKAELQGLLSGWEEQPPAHLIAQTICPNIQSNNDE, from the coding sequence ATGGGCACTCGTGCTATCGCCAAATTGCTTAAAATTGGCGAAGTCGCCGCCGGCACAGGGTTGCCGGTTAAAACTATTCGCTACTACGATGAAATTGGTTTGCTGGCTCCTACCGTAGAACGCTCTGATTCAGGATACCGGCTGTTTACCGAAGCGATCATGAACCGGCTCGCATTTATTAAACGAGCGCAATCTTTAGGACTCAGTCTCAGTGAAATTCAAGAACTTCTAAGCGTCCATGATCGCGGAGAGTTACCTTGCGGTGAAGTTAAACACCGGCTGCAAACTAAATTAGAGGAAATCGCAGAACAAATTGCCGCGTTAGAAATGCTAAAAGCTGAATTGCAAGGGTTACTGAGCGGATGGGAAGAACAACCGCCGGCTCACCTCATTGCTCAAACAATATGTCCGAACATTCAATCGAATAATGATGAATGA
- a CDS encoding WD40 repeat domain-containing protein — protein sequence MRKLLHSVFSILHFLKWKTILLGVFLAVSIANISHTSSVSATTKSLISSTEISRIIPRPSAWESPQLIRILEDHKGTVETLSFSPDGQILASGGGSLDPRIRIWDLQKGEKIRTLKGHKTRVLALAIAPDGETLTSGSDDSLLNIWNFKTGKLNHTFLEPASNILSLAISPNGQTLVSGGLDGIKLWDLTKQRPLQDFVRYEIFYSVAISPDNRLLVSGSKDATVKVWDLSTGNFIGTLKGHTQPVSALVFTPDSQTLITGSYDTTIKVWNIQTGELIHTLFDHTSQIDSLAMNPDGQTLASAGHDGIRVWDLNTQQLIVKFPAHSDWVQSLAFSPDGQTLASGGFDKLIKIWQASPPPQEVLTGNGI from the coding sequence ATGAGAAAACTTTTGCATTCTGTATTTTCAATTTTGCATTTTCTTAAATGGAAGACTATTTTATTAGGCGTTTTTCTTGCCGTTAGCATTGCTAATATTTCTCACACTTCATCGGTTAGCGCTACGACAAAAAGTTTAATTTCCAGCACGGAAATTTCCCGAATTATCCCGCGTCCCAGTGCTTGGGAAAGTCCGCAACTGATTCGGATTTTGGAAGATCATAAAGGGACTGTTGAAACCCTTTCCTTCAGCCCAGACGGACAGATACTTGCTAGTGGTGGCGGCAGTTTAGATCCCAGAATTAGAATTTGGGACTTGCAAAAAGGGGAAAAAATCCGCACGCTTAAAGGACATAAAACAAGGGTGCTGGCTTTAGCAATCGCGCCTGATGGTGAAACACTCACCAGCGGCAGTGATGACTCCCTACTCAATATTTGGAATTTTAAAACCGGCAAGCTCAATCATACGTTCTTAGAGCCGGCTAGCAATATTTTATCTCTAGCGATTAGTCCAAACGGTCAAACCCTCGTTAGTGGCGGTTTGGATGGGATTAAATTATGGGATTTAACCAAACAGCGACCCTTGCAAGATTTTGTGCGCTATGAGATTTTTTATTCAGTTGCGATTAGTCCCGACAATCGTCTGCTAGTGAGTGGCAGCAAAGACGCAACGGTGAAAGTGTGGGATTTGTCCACCGGCAACTTCATCGGCACCCTCAAGGGACACACACAGCCGGTGAGTGCGCTTGTTTTCACACCAGACAGTCAAACTTTAATTACCGGCAGTTACGATACTACGATTAAAGTGTGGAATATCCAAACAGGGGAACTGATACACACACTTTTTGACCATACCAGCCAAATTGATTCTTTAGCGATGAACCCAGACGGGCAAACCTTAGCAAGTGCCGGTCATGATGGTATCCGGGTATGGGATTTAAACACTCAGCAGCTAATTGTTAAGTTTCCCGCCCATTCCGACTGGGTGCAATCCCTGGCATTCAGTCCAGATGGGCAAACGCTTGCCAGTGGGGGATTTGACAAGTTGATTAAGATTTGGCAAGCGAGTCCACCGCCTCAAGAGGTTTTAACCGGCAACGGAATTTAA
- a CDS encoding nuclease-related domain-containing DEAD/DEAH box helicase translates to MAVGNEAQGRKFITTEPLEASTEAGEQKVWDAVRSAFADRNCIGYWRYPLFSKVGETRKEPDILIADKEFNLIVIEVLSITLDQIIEIDDNLWQFQNFSTTEANPYQQAEGQLKALIAYCDRETAICGKVTGRALVALPLITQKEWQEKGFDQLPNCPPIIFQEHLSETGLLERIQQSNPAIAGSNLDEQQWELMLAVIGGTTVLRKPSRTLGSSNNKTRGSIIAALQEKLYELDFQQEHIGKGIPPGIQRMRGIAGSGKTVLLCQKAAHIHLKHPDWDIALVFFTRTLYDLMIGSVDKWLRHFSGGDIHYDPKTNKKLRVLHAWGAKEQPGLYSTICEFHGIRRKTTGDTREKQPGRGLADLCKRLAEEIEIQPLFDAILIDEGQDLVADGDLKHQDKQAIYWLAYQALRPADPEHPEQRRLIWAYDEAQSLDSLKIPTTKELFGENISGLLTKGGQYPGGIKKYEVMRRCYRTPGPILTAAHAIGMGLLRPEGMLTGITRAEDWKAIGYEVTGKFISGQKITLHRPPHNSPNPIGELWGEPVLEFNTYSSRKAEMSALAEKILHNLSEDELKPSRDILVIVLGASEDAIELENQVANFLVEKGIDIYIPTALELNELKPQWPHHEPNCFWMEGGVTVSRVPRAKGNEANMVYVVGCDNVARNDSDVSLRNQLFIALTRARGWANLSGVGDYPMYGEIQQVMDSGDTFSFTYKRPLKRDIGDREAV, encoded by the coding sequence ATGGCCGTTGGTAACGAAGCTCAGGGTCGCAAGTTCATCACAACAGAACCGCTAGAAGCAAGCACAGAAGCCGGTGAACAGAAAGTTTGGGATGCAGTGCGGAGTGCGTTCGCTGATAGAAATTGTATCGGCTATTGGCGCTATCCTCTTTTTTCCAAAGTTGGAGAAACTCGAAAAGAGCCAGATATTCTTATTGCTGATAAAGAATTCAATTTAATCGTAATCGAAGTTTTATCTATAACCCTTGATCAAATTATTGAAATTGACGATAATCTGTGGCAATTTCAGAATTTTTCTACAACAGAAGCGAACCCTTATCAACAAGCTGAAGGTCAACTTAAAGCTTTAATTGCCTACTGTGATCGGGAGACGGCGATTTGTGGCAAAGTTACAGGACGAGCGCTTGTTGCACTGCCTTTGATCACACAAAAAGAATGGCAGGAAAAAGGCTTTGATCAGCTTCCCAATTGCCCTCCTATAATCTTCCAAGAACATTTGAGTGAAACTGGCTTACTGGAACGAATTCAACAAAGCAATCCAGCCATAGCGGGGAGCAATTTAGATGAGCAACAGTGGGAGTTAATGCTGGCAGTGATCGGCGGGACTACCGTGTTAAGAAAACCCTCCCGCACCCTTGGATCTAGCAATAATAAAACTCGCGGTAGCATTATTGCCGCTTTGCAAGAAAAACTTTATGAATTAGATTTTCAACAAGAACATATTGGTAAAGGAATTCCTCCAGGTATTCAGCGGATGCGGGGAATTGCCGGCTCAGGAAAAACAGTTCTGCTGTGTCAAAAAGCAGCGCATATACATTTAAAACATCCAGACTGGGATATTGCCTTAGTATTTTTTACCCGCACCCTTTACGATTTAATGATTGGATCGGTCGATAAATGGTTGCGTCACTTTAGCGGAGGAGATATTCACTATGATCCAAAAACAAATAAAAAGCTGCGAGTGCTTCATGCGTGGGGAGCGAAAGAGCAACCGGGACTTTATAGTACAATTTGTGAATTCCACGGAATTCGACGTAAGACAACAGGAGACACCAGGGAAAAACAGCCTGGACGCGGATTAGCAGACTTGTGCAAACGGTTAGCTGAAGAAATAGAAATTCAACCGCTTTTTGATGCAATTTTGATTGATGAAGGGCAAGATTTAGTTGCTGATGGCGATTTAAAACATCAAGATAAACAAGCAATTTACTGGCTGGCTTATCAAGCATTGCGCCCCGCCGATCCGGAACATCCAGAGCAGCGTCGGTTAATTTGGGCGTATGATGAAGCGCAAAGTTTAGATAGCTTAAAAATTCCCACCACTAAAGAATTGTTTGGTGAAAATATCAGTGGATTATTAACCAAAGGAGGGCAATATCCAGGGGGAATTAAAAAATATGAAGTGATGCGCCGGTGTTATCGCACTCCAGGGCCAATTCTTACAGCAGCTCATGCGATAGGAATGGGATTGCTTCGTCCAGAGGGAATGCTAACAGGAATTACCCGTGCAGAGGACTGGAAAGCAATCGGCTATGAAGTCACCGGCAAGTTTATTTCAGGTCAGAAAATCACGCTTCACCGGCCTCCTCATAATTCGCCAAATCCTATAGGTGAACTGTGGGGAGAACCTGTATTAGAATTTAATACTTATAGCTCTCGCAAAGCAGAAATGAGCGCACTTGCTGAGAAGATTTTGCATAACCTTAGCGAAGACGAACTTAAGCCGAGCCGAGATATTTTAGTTATCGTTTTAGGCGCTAGCGAGGATGCAATTGAGTTAGAAAACCAAGTAGCGAATTTCCTGGTAGAAAAAGGCATTGATATCTATATTCCGACTGCTTTAGAATTAAATGAACTCAAACCTCAATGGCCACATCACGAACCCAATTGTTTTTGGATGGAGGGTGGCGTTACAGTGTCTCGTGTTCCCCGCGCCAAAGGCAATGAGGCAAACATGGTTTATGTGGTTGGCTGTGATAATGTCGCTCGAAATGACAGTGATGTTAGCTTGCGTAACCAGCTATTTATTGCCTTAACACGGGCCAGAGGTTGGGCAAATCTTAGTGGGGTTGGTGACTATCCAATGTATGGGGAAATCCAACAGGTGATGGATAGTGGAGACACTTTTTCATTTACTTATAAGCGCCCCTTAAAACGAGATATTGGTGACAGAGAAGCCGTTTGA